The Betta splendens chromosome 2, fBetSpl5.4, whole genome shotgun sequence nucleotide sequence TCAGTGGTTCATCCTTTGTTAAGACACTTCGGAAAGTAAAGATTTCAAAACtacaaactgaaacaaacagctgaaccAACAGGATGCAGGTTAAAACAGTCCAAATCAAACAGTGAGATTAATGTTAATGACAacattctgctgcttcagtaAAAACTTTGTGATTTCACCTCTACAACTATGCAAACTCCTCAGGTTAACAAAGAGACCAGAAATGTCCATGTTCTGGACACATTTTTAGTAATACTGCATATAGAAAATTTCTATTTCATGACAGTCACAGAAACATTTTCTACTgaaaaaacctttaataaagtaaaattgACTGAATGAAAGTCTGACCttagagtctccagtcgacagtcaggattctccagaaaaccacacagctgcttcactcctgaatcctgcagcttgtttccactgaggtccagttctgtcagatgggaCGGGTTGGACCCCAGTGCAGAGCCCAGATAACCACAGCTGATCCCTGACAACCTGCAGCTCATTAATCTGAATACAGAGGCAAGGATGACCTTATTATCTGTTGAACTCATCAGTTAAATGTCACCACAACATCAATACACTTGAGGTTTTATCAAGTTTCAAATTATCaagaaacaacaaagaaaaaagaaagaaatctgaCCTCAGAGTCATCAGTCGACAGTGTGGACTCTTCAGCCCAgtagacagtagcttcactccggCATCTTGCAGATTGTTCCAGCTAAGATCCAGTAGCATCAAATAGGGGAGGGACTTCAGAGCCGAGActacaacttcacagtgagtctctgtaAGTCCACAGTTACCAAGTCTGTGAAGACAGAAGATAGAAAATGTTTACAATAAAAGCTGCAAATAAGCAGATGGCCATAAGCAGCTGTAGCCCAGGTGCTCAGCTGGTCCACAAAAACCATATCATATATCATATTAagatattaatattattatagcaatcaagaaaaagacagaagagTCAGTCACACAACTGTAATGTATAAACAATAGATGCTGTGATATGTGTTCAGTAAAGTAGAAATCAATGTGATTTCACAGTGTAACATCATTAGAGATTGTAACTGCTGTCATGTGATTTCCTCATGGCTCTATTGAATCAACACTACAATCAGTGGATCTAAAGACTCTCATTATTAGTAATGAGTCATGTTGTTTGTAATGTTCAACTGTGTAGCAGTCCACGTCTGGACCGAGGTAGCCGAGCCCGAGTGTGTGAACCCTAACTCCCTCATTGAGAACCACTACATCCTGTTATTCCTCCAGGATAATGAAACTGTGAATCTTCCCTTATCGCAGGACTGAGACCTTGAACGTAAACTACACACAGAACTCTTTCACATTCCCACAGGAGACTGGCCTCTATCACAACAGGCGACCAATTGACACCAGCAGGATCCCCCCTCTTCTTATCATGCCATAATTGCTATCTGGTGCTTAGCTATCCATCCACCCATTTTCTACCGCTGAATCCTTGTTTCGAGGAACATTAATGCTTGGTATTAATATCAAAttaatttgaatctgctacaactgagtgaaaacaaaatgaaagcaagAGAGTATTGAGCCAAACGTGCTCAAACTGTGACATGTTGGTTTAAAACAATGATCCCACTAACactggacttactgagcctttctgcagtttctCACAACTGGGATCAGTCTTTGTCGTCCCTCCTCTGACGTGTTGTACTtcttcaggtccaactcatccagaacctcctctgacatctgcagcatgtgggCCAGAGCTGAGCATTGGATCTTAGAGAGCTTCATCTCTGATTTCTTCTCAGATTTCATGAACTCTTGGATTTTCTGATAGACTGAGTGGtctttcatctccatcagacagtggaagatgttgatgcttctgtctggagagattttatcactgttcatctccttcaggttgttgatgactCTCTGAATGACTTCTGGACTGTTCTGTGTCtcacccagcaaacctcctaagagtCTCTGGTTGGACTCAAGAGAGAgaccatgaaggaagcgaacaaacaggtccaggtggccattATTACTTCGGATGGATTTCCACATGGATCTTGACAAAAATGCATCAATAGAAGAATAATGTTGCGCcacatcatcatcgtcatcatcgtcattaTCATCTTCATTGTCCTCGTCATCGTCATTGTGATCCCAGGCAGTGTTTTTCTTCAGGAAGTTCACCAGTATCTTTCTCTTCTTGTTGGTGTAACAGTGGAAGATGTAGACTGCAGCCAGGAACTCCTGGACGCTCAGATGAACGAAGCAGTAGACTGTTTTCCTTAAGATCCCACTCTCCTCTTTGAAGATCTCTGTACAAACTCCTGAACGAACCAAAGCGTCTTTGGCATCAATACCACAATTCTCCAGGTCCTCTTGGTAGAACACGAtctttccttcctgcagatTCTCAAATGCCAGCTTCCCCAACCTCAGAAGGTTTCTCCTGTTAGCTTCCTGTTTACTCATTATATGTCCCTCACCGTACTTCCTCTTCTTGCTCTCTGTCTGAACCCGCAGAAAATGTGAGTACaggtccgtcagggtcttgggcagctcttctttctgctctgtagtcaacatgtgctccagaaccaTAGCAgcgatccagcagaacactgggatctgacacatgatgtggaggctcttGGACGTCTTCACGTGCGCAATGATTTTCCTGGACAGCTCTTCATCCCTGCatctcctcctgaagtactcTTCTTTCTGGGCGTCAGTGAATCCCCGTATTTCTGTCACCCTGTGCACAGTTGTGATGTGATGGGCCGCTGCAGGTCGGGaggtgatccagaccagagccgaggGGAGCAGGTTGCCCaggatgaggttggtcagcagtgCGTTGACTGAAGACGTGTGTCGGACGTCAGACACAACCTCCGTCTTGGTGAAGTCcagtgaaagtctgctttcatccaggccgtcgAAGATGAACAGAAGTTTACAGGCAGTCAGCGCCTCTGCTGGGACTTTCTCTAATGTTgaatggaaaacatggagcagcgaCAGCAGACTGTGCTGCTCGTCTTTAATCAagttcagctccctgaacgacaTCAGAACCAGCACATCGACATCTTGGTTTTCCAggccctcggcccagtccagcgtgaacttctgcaccgagaaggtttttccaacaCCAGCGACGCCGTTGGTCAGAACCACTCTGATGGGTGTCTGCTGGTCAGGTGAGGCCTTAAAAATGTTGTGGACCTTGATTGCAGTGTCATGGAGGGTTTTCTTCTTAGAcgctgtctccagctgcatcaCTTCATGTTGGGTATTAACCCCTTCACTCTGTTCCTCCaagatgtagagctctgtgtagatacTGTTGAGGAGGGTTTGATTTCctgtttcactttgtttggCCACATACTCACATCTATTTTTCAGACTTGTCTTATGTTCTAGAAGCTCCTTTAAAACAACATCTGCAAAAAGTAGTAGAGGAAAGCCAGTGAAAATAGAATAAAAGACTCATTTGttcttattattaattattgttataaaaatatatatatttgttttacaaatatTTACTTTGTGTTTAGTGAATTGCTAATTAGTAAAACATAGTCTTACTTGGAAAAACACTGGTTCTGGATCGTTTTCTACAGTGGGGGCAAGAGGAGTCTCCTGCTGATCGAGACTGGTCCCAGTATACGGTGATGCACTGTCTGCAGAACGTGTGTTTACAGCTGGTAGAGACTGGATCCTTCAGAACCTCCTCACACAAagcacacagctgctcctctctgtcaagACATTCAATTAAACCTAAATTCATTTGTTCAGGTCTCCAGACAGCTCTGGCTTCATCTTTGGTGCCTGACCAACACTAATGAGCTGCTTTTCTTTGCCCAATTGTCTTTAAGTGCGTTTAGTGATCTCCCTGGAGTTTGAGTCACATACAAACTCAACACATTAAAATCCTCCACTACAGATGCTGATTCTGTTCTTGACTCACAATGACGCTGTACAGCTTATTTTGGCTTCATCAGGTCTGAACTGAAGTTAGAACATCTCTAAACACTGTGGCAGACACACAAAATGGGACAATGCTGTCAGACGTTCTGGTCCAGATGTTTCCTTTTGTAGTTTGGTAGTTTTGGCTATCTCTATTGTTGACCATCAAATTCATCAACTAGTGAAGGAGAACATGCAAAACAAGCATTCTAAGAACAAAAAAGTAGCTAAAACTACATTGGACCAGTTTTTAAACTCCTTCATAAGAACGTCCACATACGTTTTATGCCCAGATCTTTAACAGCAAAATATGGTGGCGATAACcaaaacattaatttaacaAACATTCTAAAAGCTATATTTGTtcagtttctgttcctgtttgttcACAGAGCTATTTACCATGAGAACCATCCACATATGGTTTGTTTTGAACAACTTTTAGGTTGGAGAGAACCTAAACCTAAAGGTCTACTTACAACAAAGCTTTCAAAGTTTAGCAGACAGTTAAAAGGTGACTTTACCATCATGACGAAGAGTCACAGATTCTGCTGAGGAGTAAATTCTGACATGGAGGTTCTCTGGTATTTTACTACAGAACcaccatatacagtaaaagtacaagtAGCATGAAACTGTATCTGCACTAAAGGTTCTGCTTCATGAACaaatttttttaacaaaacattttgtttttgtcttcaaaGCATCATGTTCCATTGGGTCAGTTCACAGAGGAAACTatctcttactttgtgtctgcgGGTTTAGGTACATCACTTAAATTTGGAGTAGATCCCATGGACACAGCAtagtttacacatttgctttCTTTGGTCACATGTTCACGTTTCCTCTTCACACTGATCTTATGTTCATTATCCTGTTGCCCATAATCTGCAAAAAGAAGTAGACGAAAGCCATGAGAAAAAaacgtttatttttttatattactcACAAAAACAATTTAGCGTTTAAGCAAATTTGAGAAGTGTGAAAATACACAGCTATAAAAAACAGCTTGTTTTCAAACAGTACATGCTTTGTACTTAGTAAAACTTAGTCCTACCTTGAACATCAGCACTAGTTGTGGTTCTGGTAGACTGACAGCTGGATCCTGCAGGCTCTGCTCTGTCCTTACAGAGTAGACTCTCTGAGGGTCTGTCTTCCTCCATACAAGTGTCCATCTTCTATACTTAAGTCAGTGGTGAATCACTAAGAGCTATTGTAAGAAGcaaaaacaggacaaacacgTCTGGTTAAATGTCAAAAATACCAAACAGCTCCTACACACATTTTCATATttccttctctgtctgtttgtctgtttgtctgtttgtctgtttgtttgtttgtttgtttgttttttgtttgtttgtttgtacaaaAGTAAATTGTGTCTCTTCTTCAGTCTAAATAGAGTCCCTCAATAATGTTAAGGCTGTTAAAAGATATATGCTTAGCtttacttttcctttttctgctctgttctctctaaATAGAGTGAACGCACTGGTTAAACATCTTTTGTTTCCTCCTGTAACATCTACCTGAACACCTGATCCCTAAGGCTTTGCCCCCACTCTGTCTACAGGCATCCAGGTGAGTTGAACCAGTTAAACAGCATTGTGAGTTGTTACTGGTGAGTGTCaggattttattgttttgtactgttaCATCAATAAAGTTTTCTTATTCTAAATTGGTCTCAACATAATAATtctgttattattataaatatgtaGATGTGTCTCTTGctgaaaaaagctgaaaaaaatcattcAGATTGTAACAGTGATTTGTTTAAAGTGTAACAGCTGATCACAGCTCTTTATCTTGTTCCACAGTGTTTTCAGTCCAAACGTCTTTTTTCTGTACTGACTTGCTGGGGCATCAGGTTTACAAACCCAGTGGATGGTTAAGttgttcacatttaaaaaaaaaccttcaccTGGAGATTCTCAGTCTAAGACGTAAAACATTTGGGTCCATGTTAGTTCAGTCAGAAGTCGCCTCGATAGAAGGTGAAACATCCAGGTGCCACTGAACAGAACCTTCGGGCCGTTGGATGGTGGAGAAATAAGATCTCCTTTATGTAGTTTTAAATGCCACAGTCTTGAACATTCTCTATCTTTACTTTGTTGCTACAGTATTTGACTTTTATTCTCTCATTTTGCATTTAAACTCAGTTTTGTGCGGTTTTCTACACTAACCAGTTTTACAGAATATATTTTCTTATATTTCTAGACATATCCTGTTTTAaatttcagttgttttttgtcaataaaataatttgttCTCACACTGTGAAAATGAAGATTTGACCAAAGAATCTTCTCTTCATACAGTGAAATAGACATTATAAGACAACTTTAAATTCCACAAGCTTTAGTCACTAGATTGTGAttagcttcacacacacacactgaaacacctGATTAGTTTTCCTGTAAACATGTCAAAATTGCAACCATGAAATAATGTGGAAAAGCTTCCTCTAAAGAATAGTGAAGCAGAGTTCCACTTactcagtgtccagcagctccccTGTGTCCTCACCTGGTCAGGCCACGCATCACAGATGAACAAGATGCGTCTCCATAGACTGATCCAGCAGAAAGACAAAGCTCAGCTCTGCTGTTTCCTCATGCAGATGCTGTTTCCTCATACCTTCACAGATGTAACTGCCACGGTTTCTAAGTATGCAGTCTGACTGGTCCAactgtattttcattttctttttactaTGACATGTATTGTATCAAACTCAGAGGTTAAACATTTCTTAGATATATTTTGtattatatttgttattttcccACTTTTTTCATAAATCATGTTTGAATCTACTGTAGAATGAATTTTCAAAAGacacaataaaatgacaaacacgTAAATAGCTTTGCCCTCTGTGAAGCAGTGTTGAAGCACTTTAAATCCAGTCAAGTAGAATAGTATTGTATAAACCTAGGCCATCTATTTATTATGCTGTTTTTGAAACAGCTCATGTTTAAGGCTCAGGGTCCAAAAAAGAAGTCCCTCAGGCAACAGCAAAACAACCCCGAAGGAAacagataataaaaaataagtagtaaaacattaaaagtgtAAACCAATTAGAGGAATAAAAGGTGATTAATACATACTAAAAACCAAATCATGTTAACAGGACTAATGTAAACTCAAACACCAAGGAGAATTACTCAACAGAGGAGAAACCAAAACTAAACTCACAGGTGTGTCAGACAAGAACGAGGAAGGTCTGAAATATAAAAGTTAAACCTACTCTAACTCAAACAAAACCACtaactaaataaaaatgagGAATTAAGAGCATGAATGTGAACAACAATAAAATCCCAATTGACAGACAAAGAAGacactatataaaaaaaacaaccataaTGCAAAAATCTTGCAGCACAtaccaaaataaacacaagcaggAAATCCAAAAATAGAAAGGTTAGAGACACATTTCCATGATAAAGAATATTATATAGAGTGTTAAGACAAATTTTGCATTACAATGCAGGATTTCCATCCAACATCTGAAATACAGTAGGTTTGATATAGCCAattccagctgtcactggggTGTGAGGTACGTTTACGCTGTTCAGGtcatcagtccatcacagggtccAGAAATCCCTGCAGGTAATATTTCTTATCCCcgccaaacatacagtatttttttttattcattgtacattattgttgattttattgtttgtggtATTAACTGATGTTGATTTTGTGTACTATAGGACACGTTGAAGATCTGAGACGACTTAGTAATTAGTGTTTGATTTCAGGCAGAAATAAAATGCAGAGGTTCAAAGTGGTTCATTCATCACTAGACAATGTCTCCAGGTTCCAACAGTCACATGACTATAAACACAGAACGTACACAAACCAAatcctcacacacagactctaCTTGTGTCAGATCCTGTTAGGAAGTACAGGTGAAGACAATTACACTGATCTTCTTTGTGTAATATTTACCTGAACATGAAAACCTGAACAATTACATACTGAATAAATTTGTTAGATTCTCGttaaatcttttattttgtttctgagTTTGTTGACTTCAGATTTTTTAAGTCTTCAAATTGGTGAAAATGTTCATATATCTGTGTTTTTTGACAGAACTGTCTGTGGAGCAGATGAacctgtgtcagacacacagttctgcagtggaaaggtcaaaggtcactgggaGAAAAGGAGTAAGGTAATGCCCTTTAACGAGAGACGGAAGCAAATAAAGTGAGGAACCAATATTGGACTgaatgtttgtatttattacatgtaTGTTATATCTTGAGTCCAGTGGTTCTTACTTTTGTTACTGGACATGAGGCAGGTCACACTGTGAACATGTCACCAGTCTGTAACAGTGTGGACATATCAGCTGTTCTGTATCATTACCGGAGAGTGATAAAAACAAATAAGTCTATTGTATTTTCATATTCAAATGTTGACATTGAGGAAGATAAAAGGGAACAAACATGTTAaaatttaaacagtgttttattatgttcatTCTACATGAGAAGAACACAGAGAAACATCAGTGTGAGGTAAATATATGTGTTGGTAATAACTAAACTGTTAGCTTTACTTTCATTGAACATTTTGATTTGTCTGATTAACAAGTTGATCCTTATGTTGTCAGTCATTTTagagtttttatttaaaacactttttatttgCCTGTTGAATATGAATGATGTAATGATCAGATATAGATAAATTAATCACATTCTTAATATTGTCTGTTGATGCTGCAAAAAGTCAAAATCTTACCAACAGCATGTGAGTCATGTTGACTTTTTCCATTGCAGAGATGtgttttgtactgtttgtacagtaaagtgCTTCAGtacatgttgctgtttttgtttgtgcattaTGATGTTGATTTTCTCTTTAAGACACATTGAAAATCTGAGATTAACCATTAACTGTGTTTGATTCCAGGCAGAGAAACGATGCAGTGGACTCTGGTTCTAGTGGTTCTGATGGGTAAGTGGATCATCTGCTCACATCTACagcagatgatgctgatgctgtttgGAAACAGCATAAAACCGAACAATTTTTTCCTagtatgaataaataaacagttaaaATGGTTAACAGAAACAATACTCTGTTTGTGTAAAAGTGGAACAGACAATTCTGTGGTATAATTCTCCactaaagatttttatttattttaaacacaaaacagatgaCTGTTAATACTGACTGTTAATATTACTGTTAATGTAGTAACATAATGTAGTGATGAGTGATTTGCTATCAGATCCACCactgcagtgtttcctgtgttcTCAGGTCAGTGCTCCTTTTCCACATGTTCCCTGTATCAGTACCACTTTATTAGAGAGAACAAGACCTGGTATGAAGCTCAGACGTACTGTAGAGAGACGTATACAGACCTGGCCACAGTGTCTGACATGACAGAcatgaggagactctgtagCTCTACAGAGAATCAGGATGAAGCCTGGATTGGTCTGCACAGCTACCCAGgaagagagaacaggaagtggcactGGTCTCTGCCAGGACTGGAGTTTAATGACAGTGATGCTAGATGGGGGAGTGGAGAACCCAATGGAGGAAAAAATCCACCCGAGAACTGTGCTCTGATGGACAGTAAACAATGGCGTGATTATCCTTGTAAAGcagattttcagtttatttgcTACAGTGGTAAGAAATATATTTAATGGTGTTAATACAATATGTGTCTACATGCTCCTGTTTTACAGttgctttaaatttaaatatatttttatggaattaaaaaaaaaaacagtttaaccATAAAACGTTGGTCAAACTACAGTCAATCAAATGTTACAGGTGCCTTTAATTTATGATTTTACTATTACTGGTCCCTGTGTTGATAAAATCTACCTTGTTTTCCGccagaaacacaacaacccAACACCACATTTCATAATATTACAACACCAATGACTTGGCCTCAGGCTCAGAATCACTGCAGACAACATTACACAGACCTGGTCAGTGGACTGGACCAGTTGGATGATCCAACCTTGGCATCTTACCGCTATGTGTGGATCGGTGTGTTCAGAGACACCTGGAGGTGGTCAGATGGGAGTAACTCCTCCTTCAGAAACTGGCAAAGTCTTGGAGATTTGGTTGATGGACAAAGTAACAAGACATGTGCTACTGtgttaaacacagcaggaacatgGAGCTACGACTATTGTGATACACAAAAACACTTCTACTGCCACAAAGGTGAGTTTAGCCTGCCTCTTTATTTGACTTTATCTGTGAAAATCTGTGGAACATTTTCACAGGCTCTAAATACATTGTCTGTCtgacacttacagtatgttcaggACAAACTCAGCTGAGTAGAAAAAAAAGCTTATGTTTTACCAGCTTTTAACTGACCTATGATCCTGTTGAATCAGCTCCAAAGAAGAAATACGTGGTGAGAGTGAAGCTGGCTGCTGACCCCTCTGTGAACATGACAGACCCTGCTGTGACTGAGTCCATGTTGAAACAGGTCAACTTTACATGTTATTATTCataacatcagcatcagcttctaGACGTGTTTATTAGAGGAACCTTCATTAACACATGAAGATCAGTGTTTCCTGGATGTTTCCACATCAAACTGAGTCTCTGTACTGTGGACAGTCCTTAGTTCATCTTTCTACAGGAACCTTTATCAGCACTGACCTGCATCAGGCTCATGCGGTTAGAAACAGTCTCTAATGACACTGAACCATCTCTTTTCTGTTCCTCAGATGGAAGCAGCGTTCAGAGATAAAGGTTTATCTGTGAAACTGAGCTGGAGGAAGCTCCCTGACAAACTAAACACCACCAAAGAAGAACCTGCACAGGGCTGTGCTCcataaaacacatgaatcaaACCTGTAGAAAAGAAGCTTTTCAGTTTCAGGTTTATTGTTGTAACCAGTGATTTTGTTCTGACCATGAATAGATGCTTTAGATAATTTCTCCTGATCTTCACATCAGACTGAAGCTTATTTAATTTTTGCTACATTCACTGGATGAGATTTTGGGAAATAAaagagatttatttattaagtatGGCTTAATCACACAATTTAATGGTAAAGTTTTGAATGCAGATACATGTTTTTCATTTGGTCCTTTATAAAAAGGTTTGTTTCACATCAGGTGTCGTCAATACAGATGTCTTGTGTGTTattagatgtgtgtgtttaatgatttagtttttaacaaacaaatcgtgatgttttctgtaaaaaaagaaaatggcaaAAAGATTTACAGCTGTGCCCAGTAAAAGgttgtaatatactgtattgtttAAATGGaagagaaaaactaaaaataagccACAAAGCATTGTATGAAAAACTTTCTGATCTTATTTCAGAACAAATTGTGTAAAAGGGGGAGTGAAAGTAGTGTAAAGAGACATACAGGCATGGCCACAGTATTAGGTCGGTTCAGGTTCCTGTCTGTCCTGCTGGaaatcattcacacacaaagacagggaCACACGCAAGAATAACATTGATAACTAGTTTTAAATTATTGGAATTTTGTGGTTTATTTTCACTTTTAGAGCAGAAACAAATTGTGTTGTATAATTTCTACTACTCCACTTTTAAAAATGACTGTTGTCCAAGACTGTAATGATCTTAAGACTGTCCAGTGAGTTTGAGCTTTAACAGCACAATGAGGTGTTTCTCCTCTTCATCAA carries:
- the LOC114847583 gene encoding NACHT, LRR and PYD domains-containing protein 12-like isoform X1, yielding MDTCMEEDRPSESLLCKDRAEPAGSSCQSTRTTTSADVQDYGQQDNEHKISVKRKREHVTKESKCVNYAVSMGSTPNLSDVPKPADTKEEQLCALCEEVLKDPVSTSCKHTFCRQCITVYWDQSRSAGDSSCPHCRKRSRTSVFPNVVLKELLEHKTSLKNRCEYVAKQSETGNQTLLNSIYTELYILEEQSEGVNTQHEVMQLETASKKKTLHDTAIKVHNIFKASPDQQTPIRVVLTNGVAGVGKTFSVQKFTLDWAEGLENQDVDVLVLMSFRELNLIKDEQHSLLSLLHVFHSTLEKVPAEALTACKLLFIFDGLDESRLSLDFTKTEVVSDVRHTSSVNALLTNLILGNLLPSALVWITSRPAAAHHITTVHRVTEIRGFTDAQKEEYFRRRCRDEELSRKIIAHVKTSKSLHIMCQIPVFCWIAAMVLEHMLTTEQKEELPKTLTDLYSHFLRVQTESKKRKYGEGHIMSKQEANRRNLLRLGKLAFENLQEGKIVFYQEDLENCGIDAKDALVRSGVCTEIFKEESGILRKTVYCFVHLSVQEFLAAVYIFHCYTNKKRKILVNFLKKNTAWDHNDDDEDNEDDNDDDDDDDVAQHYSSIDAFLSRSMWKSIRSNNGHLDLFVRFLHGLSLESNQRLLGGLLGETQNSPEVIQRVINNLKEMNSDKISPDRSINIFHCLMEMKDHSVYQKIQEFMKSEKKSEMKLSKIQCSALAHMLQMSEEVLDELDLKKYNTSEEGRQRLIPVVRNCRKAQLGNCGLTETHCEVVVSALKSLPYLMLLDLSWNNLQDAGVKLLSTGLKSPHCRLMTLRLMSCRLSGISCGYLGSALGSNPSHLTELDLSGNKLQDSGVKQLCGFLENPDCRLETLRLICCHLSGISCNSLVSALRLNPSHLRKLYLSRNSLQDPGVEQLCGFLESSDCQLGTLRLRSCKLSDISCKSLVSALKSNPSHLTELDLSWNNLQDSGVKQLCGFLESPQCRLETLRLSGCSLSEISCDYLGSALRFNPSHLTELDLSGNKLQDSGVKQLCGFLENPQCQLRTLRLSRCSLSEISCECLVLALKSNPSHLRELDLSYNEDLPDSVVKPLSDLRESRDYKLEMLRWW